A section of the Verrucomicrobium sp. GAS474 genome encodes:
- a CDS encoding PfkB family carbohydrate kinase, with the protein MPVLVVGSVGIDHIKTQTEDHPELLGGSASYAAVSASFYAPVRLVGVVGNDFPPQHRALYEAKKIDLEGLEVADGETFRWTGQYEADMNNRKTLSLALNVFEHFSPKIPASYKSTDFVLLANIAPALQSQVLDQIEKPKFVVADTMDLWIEIARPDLLALLKRIDLLVLNDSEAKALTEEGTAIQAGKKLLTWGPKFVIVKKGEHGAILFSKEKLFVLPAFPLDTVFDPTGAGDCFVGALVGYCASKGDASFATLKEALVHATLVASFNVEAFSLRRLEKLTKAEIEARAVEFKEAAGLA; encoded by the coding sequence ATGCCCGTACTCGTCGTTGGTTCCGTCGGTATCGACCACATCAAAACCCAGACCGAAGACCATCCCGAGCTCCTCGGCGGCTCGGCCAGCTATGCGGCCGTCTCGGCTAGCTTCTACGCCCCCGTCCGCCTCGTCGGCGTCGTCGGGAACGACTTCCCCCCCCAGCACCGCGCCCTCTACGAGGCGAAGAAGATCGACCTCGAGGGGCTCGAAGTCGCCGACGGCGAGACCTTCCGCTGGACCGGCCAATACGAGGCCGACATGAACAACCGGAAGACCCTCTCCCTCGCCCTGAACGTCTTCGAGCACTTCTCCCCGAAGATCCCCGCCTCCTACAAGAGCACCGACTTCGTCCTCCTGGCGAACATCGCCCCCGCCCTCCAATCCCAGGTCCTCGACCAGATCGAGAAGCCGAAATTCGTCGTCGCCGATACGATGGACCTCTGGATCGAGATCGCCCGCCCCGACCTCCTCGCCCTCCTGAAGCGGATCGACCTCCTCGTCCTGAACGACAGCGAGGCGAAGGCCCTCACCGAGGAAGGGACCGCGATCCAGGCGGGCAAGAAGCTCCTCACCTGGGGTCCCAAGTTCGTCATCGTGAAGAAGGGCGAGCACGGCGCGATCCTCTTCTCCAAGGAAAAGCTCTTCGTCCTCCCCGCCTTCCCCCTCGACACCGTCTTCGACCCGACCGGGGCCGGGGATTGCTTCGTCGGCGCCCTCGTCGGCTATTGCGCCAGCAAGGGGGATGCCTCCTTCGCCACGCTGAAGGAAGCCCTCGTCCACGCAACCCTTGTCGCCTCGTTCAATGTCGAGGCGTTCAGCCTTCGCCGCCTGGAAAAGTTGACCAAGGCGGAGATTGAGGCTCGCGCGGTGGAGTTCAAGGAAGCGGCGGGGTTGGCTTAA
- a CDS encoding winged helix-turn-helix transcriptional regulator — MNSDLLQKVVKSQKYQILAEIKRSQGLSVAELCKRVNLSYMGVKQHCISLEKDGYLDTWRRPKGMGRPEKAYRLTPRAQDFFPNEFTNLTCRLLESIGEVYGPAAPEKILYQIYQTQTESMRAKMVGTSLEEKTRAFAALREAEGYMAEYYFDTEARRHQVIEFHSPLLPLLDHHPIIKEMEERLFEAVLETRVIRNEERISGLYKCTFSLFPTE; from the coding sequence ATGAACAGTGATTTGCTGCAAAAGGTCGTGAAAAGCCAGAAATACCAGATTCTGGCCGAGATCAAGCGCAGCCAAGGCCTCTCGGTCGCCGAGCTCTGCAAACGGGTGAACCTCTCCTACATGGGGGTGAAGCAGCACTGCATCTCCCTCGAAAAGGACGGCTACCTCGACACGTGGCGCCGTCCGAAGGGTATGGGACGGCCCGAGAAGGCCTACCGCCTCACCCCCCGCGCCCAGGACTTCTTCCCGAACGAGTTCACCAATCTCACCTGCCGCCTCCTCGAGAGCATCGGTGAGGTCTACGGTCCCGCCGCCCCCGAGAAGATCCTCTACCAGATCTATCAGACGCAGACGGAAAGCATGCGGGCGAAGATGGTCGGCACCTCCCTCGAGGAAAAGACCCGCGCCTTCGCAGCCCTCCGCGAGGCCGAAGGCTACATGGCCGAATATTACTTCGACACCGAGGCCCGCCGCCATCAGGTGATCGAGTTCCACTCCCCTCTCCTCCCCCTCCTCGATCATCATCCGATCATCAAGGAGATGGAAGAACGCCTCTTCGAGGCCGTCTTGGAGACCCGCGTGATCCGCAACGAAGAGCGGATTTCCGGCCTCTACAAGTGCACCTTCTCCCTTTTCCCCACCGAGTAA
- the serA gene encoding phosphoglycerate dehydrogenase: protein MSDLFRVLVADSISTKGIELLSSNSLFKVDVKTGLKEDELLQIVAEYDAILVRSQTKISKKVIAAATKLKIVGRAGVGVDNVDVAAATERGVIVMNTPGGNTISTAEHSFSLMLSLARQIPQAHASMVAGRWDRKTFEGTEVCGKTLGIIGMGRIGGEFARRAIAFGMRVVCFDPYLSAARAKSLQVELVDQLDPLFDVADFITIHTPLTPETQGLINKERLAKCKKGVRIINCARGGLINEADLYEALKSGHVAGAALDVYEQEPPPADFPLRSLPNVVLTPHLAASTTEAQENVGIEVAEILRDALVDGAIRNAVNMPNVDGRTAALLKPYLDLGTKLGLLVSQLAPSRLDSLRINYSGKVREFDTTPVTRAVLKGILRKSSGSDVNEVNAPMLAKNLGIEIVETKLSQPGDFTDLITVEALSGETKLEIAATFYGNKARIVSLGGYSLEFIPSGLLFLMENIDRPGIVGWIGTILGKHKVNIGNMALARADKGDRALSILSLDSFPSAEALKEIEADKDIVRVQLVDLG, encoded by the coding sequence ATGAGTGATCTGTTCCGCGTTCTCGTCGCCGATTCGATTTCGACCAAGGGTATCGAGCTCCTTTCCAGCAATTCCCTCTTCAAGGTCGACGTGAAAACGGGGCTGAAGGAGGACGAACTCCTCCAGATCGTCGCCGAATACGACGCGATCCTGGTCCGCAGCCAGACGAAGATCTCCAAGAAGGTCATCGCCGCCGCGACGAAGCTGAAGATCGTCGGCCGCGCCGGGGTCGGTGTCGACAACGTCGACGTCGCCGCCGCGACCGAACGGGGCGTCATCGTCATGAACACCCCGGGCGGGAACACGATCTCGACGGCGGAACACTCGTTCTCCCTGATGCTCTCGCTGGCTCGCCAGATTCCGCAGGCCCACGCCTCGATGGTTGCGGGACGGTGGGACCGGAAGACGTTCGAGGGGACTGAGGTTTGCGGTAAGACCCTCGGCATCATCGGGATGGGGCGGATCGGGGGCGAGTTCGCCCGCCGCGCGATCGCTTTCGGGATGCGGGTGGTCTGCTTTGATCCCTATCTCTCCGCCGCCCGGGCGAAGAGCCTCCAGGTCGAGCTCGTCGACCAGCTCGACCCGCTCTTCGACGTCGCCGACTTCATCACGATCCACACCCCGCTGACCCCCGAGACGCAGGGACTGATCAACAAGGAGCGCCTGGCGAAGTGCAAGAAGGGCGTCCGCATCATCAATTGCGCCCGCGGCGGCCTCATCAACGAGGCCGACCTCTACGAGGCGCTGAAGTCGGGCCACGTCGCCGGGGCCGCCCTCGACGTCTACGAGCAGGAACCCCCGCCCGCCGACTTCCCCCTCCGCAGCCTCCCGAACGTCGTCCTCACGCCCCACCTCGCCGCCTCGACGACCGAGGCGCAGGAGAACGTCGGCATCGAGGTCGCCGAGATCCTCCGCGACGCCCTCGTCGACGGCGCGATCCGCAACGCGGTGAACATGCCGAACGTCGACGGACGGACGGCGGCCCTCCTGAAGCCCTACCTCGACCTCGGGACGAAGCTCGGCCTCCTCGTCAGCCAGCTCGCCCCGAGCCGCCTCGACAGCCTCCGCATCAATTACAGCGGCAAGGTCCGCGAGTTCGACACCACGCCGGTGACCCGCGCCGTCCTGAAGGGGATCCTCCGCAAGTCGTCGGGGAGCGACGTCAACGAGGTCAACGCGCCGATGCTGGCGAAGAACCTCGGCATCGAGATCGTCGAGACGAAGCTCTCCCAGCCGGGCGACTTCACCGACCTGATCACCGTCGAGGCCCTCTCGGGCGAGACGAAGCTCGAGATCGCGGCGACCTTCTACGGGAACAAGGCCCGGATCGTCTCCCTCGGCGGCTACTCGCTCGAATTCATCCCCTCCGGCCTCCTCTTCCTCATGGAGAACATCGACCGCCCCGGCATCGTCGGCTGGATCGGGACGATCCTCGGCAAGCACAAGGTCAACATCGGCAACATGGCCCTGGCCCGCGCCGACAAGGGCGACCGGGCGCTGAGCATCCTCAGCCTCGACAGCTTCCCCTCGGCCGAGGCGTTGAAGGAAATCGAGGCGGATAAGGACATCGTCCGCGTCCAGCTGGTGGATCTAGGCTAA